AAGCCGTCGCCAAGCCCAGGCCGATCCGCATCCGGGCCCAGCAGCAGCCACACACCATCCGCCTCGCCCCCACCACCCTCGCCTGAGCCGTTTTCATCAGCCCGGCCTGCCTTGCCGCCATTCCGCCCTGGGCCCGCAGCTGGCCGCCGAGACAGACCCCAGAGGTGTCTCTACTTTCCGTCGGCCTCCGCGAGGGTGCGGGCGACAAGAGCGTTGGCATGGCCGTGCCCCAGGCCGTGTTCGGTCTTGAGCCAGCTGACCAGCTCCATGTGCTTAGACAGCGGTGACGTACGGATGAGGTTCTTCCACTCGGCTATGGGCCGGCCGTACTTCTTTTCGATCGACGGAAAGTAGCTGGCCGGGCCCTTCACAGGTTCAGTCATAACCGCAGCATGTCACCCACCACTGACAACGCAGCCTGCCGCCCATCACAGAACGTCACAGATCAGCAGTTCTGGCACAGCTAGTTGCGAGGCCAGCGCC
This portion of the Streptomyces roseifaciens genome encodes:
- a CDS encoding DUF4287 domain-containing protein, whose amino-acid sequence is MTEPVKGPASYFPSIEKKYGRPIAEWKNLIRTSPLSKHMELVSWLKTEHGLGHGHANALVARTLAEADGK